The Brienomyrus brachyistius isolate T26 unplaced genomic scaffold, BBRACH_0.4 scaffold52, whole genome shotgun sequence sequence CCAGGTAAGACACATCTGTGAGGGATGGTGTTGTGACATCATGCGAAGGCTGATGTCTGTCATAGGTGCTTTGTAGTCAAACTTAAAGGtctggccatccatccatccatccattttccaaaccgcttatcctactgggtggtggggggtccggagcctgtctcggaaacaatgggcacgaggcagggaacaacccaggatggggggccaccccatcgcagggcacgctcacacaccattcactcacacatgcacacctatgggcaatttagcaagtccaattagcctcagcatgtttttggactgtggggggaaaccggagtacctggaggaaaccccacgacgacatggggagaacatgcaaactccacacacgtgacccaggcggagactgcaTGCGCAACTTCCTTCACTGCTGTGATCCCTGAAGCAGTTAGTATTCTGTAATACAGTAGGACATTCCAGAGGGAGTGGCGCACGCTGATGACATCATGCACATTATGTCCACTGGGATGGAGAACAGGTGCAGGATGATGATATGTTTAATGTTTCGTCATATTTAGGCAGCAGTATCGCCCCAGCTAGTGGGGACCCGGGGACCAGCTGGTACAGAAGCGGGGGGGCAGGGATGTGGGAAACAAGCTGATaggcgcccccccctccccccccccccgtctgacgCTCCCTGCTCACCCACGAGTCCCAGGCCGGCGTGGCTGTGGGCCAGTCGCTCACAGAGCAGGCGGCTCCATTGATAAGCAAAGCAGAGCCGTATCGAGGGGTGGggtagcagggggggggggcccaagaaaccgcctccgctgccgcctgcgcagcccgagcagccgccccctttgcctgcagctcccgagcgggCGCCCccaccgcctgcagctcccgagcgggcgccccctccgcctgcgcagcccgagcggccgccccctccgcctgcagctcccgagcgggcgccccctccgcctgcgcagcccgagcggccgccccctccgcctgcagctcccgagcgggcgccccctccgcctgcgcagcccgagcggccgccccctccgcctgcagctcccgagcggccgccccctccgcctgcagctcccgagcaggtgccccctccgcctgcagctcccgagcaggtgccccctccgcctgcagctcccgagcggccgccccctccgcctgcagctcccgagcaggtgccccctccgcctgcgcagcccgagcggccgccccctccgcctgcagctccccgagcggccgccccctccgcctgcgcaGACCGAGcggccgccccctccgcctgcagctcccgagcggccgccccctccgcctgcgcagcccgagcagccgccccctccgcctgcagctcccgagcagccgccccctccgcctgcagctcccgagcgggCGCTCCCTCTGCTTGCAGCTCCTGCGCCCACGCCGGAGGCGCACCCTCTGCCAGTGACTGTGCCCCTTGTGACTCCCGTTCCTTGCCCCATGCCGGTCCCTTCTGCCCCAGACCTGATCCTGGTGACTCTtctgccctcgccccggcgagctcGACCCCCCACCAAGGGTCCTTATTTCTGTGTCctgtaaggggagaggacacagacgcagggctggggtcccacccaccctaccccctggctcgccctcccttgcctgcgctggggcttggtcggcacctgcggttcctcgccctccgggttggctgttgcctgcgggtccccctccgcagcCTCATCGCCCTGTCTTGCTCCCCACTCTGGTGCCCGGTCAGTCGCCTGCGGActcccctgctgcagctcctcagTTGCCTGCGGTTCCCTCCACTCCGGcacgtcggaggacgtcgccacctgctgcggctccccccctctccttgccctcgcctaggtcccctccagctccttcgtccccttccctgggtctccctccacctccctcctcggcccctccgtcagtgcctcgccctgcctcctctgctgctctgaggtcccctcctgttccggccgcctgcggcccctctgaCGGCCACCCgttgcccgctggggctccctcggactccccttggttccccctccttctctccctactcccctgcctgtctccctccttcgtttgctcctcctcccggcTATGTCTCTCCTGTCTCCcttcctcgtccctttgttcctcctccgttcactcctggtccttttgtccaGCCTGTTCCCGCTATGTCTCCTTTcctagtctgtctgtctgccctcCCTGTCCTTTATCAGGTTTTGTCCTACTTcttgtctctgtgcctgttctgtgtctCGGTCATGTTTCCGGTGTCCCTTGAATGGTTTTGTTCTTCTTTTCCAGGTCCCGTTTCCCTCgtctcgtccgtcgcctcctctgaggggggggggtctgtcatacccggctcgtacgatcctcgtgtgtgccacgcccccctgattatccacgtgtgcttcccggatcgtacccacctgtgtccgattattttcaatcagtcctgtctatttgagtccatgtcttgccctggttcctggtctgtcactgatgttagttggcgtctgatgtttcctgcccttagtcctgtgattaaacccCGTTTACCCCTTATTCTACCggcctgcctgatccttgcctgcctgcctgtccgtgcACCTTCCCCGTTCACCGGCGATCTTAACATTGGGATTTTGtaccactaacttttccagcctTCTATTGcccccatcccaacttttttgagatacgttgctgtcatgaaattcaaaatgagccaatatttttcatgaaatagcaaaatgtctcagtttaaacatctgatatgttttctatactttgttatgaatataatacaggtttatgagatttccatatcattacattctgtttttatttacaatttgcacaatgtccaactttttggaattggtgttgtaatataacacaatgttattctttatctgcagtaacagcaattttaatggggaacttttcagtctttctgttacatttgtgtagatgaattgaggtctttatgtttctgcctaattcacagagaccaaatggaagattgcagttcagatctacatgataaatcgggtttatcatccaaattgaaggtttgtatttattgctgatatatattttcttggctgttatgtgaattagcttatattttatacagctgcataataataaattcatcatcttaaagaaaatatgttttaaactatgattcacaagtgaaactctgaaaaggtttggtgtaagtagcaataattaactctgactgtttattttagtcgctagaggaaaaagccatgaagttcctaaaggacgagctgaagacgtttgtgaggcacctagatcagaattacccagaatgctctgagcctcagctggaggaggacaatgccctggactgtgatggtcagatgcagaagaccagtgttagagaggtagctctgaagatcacagtgtacatcctgaggatcaTGAAACATAATGATCTTGCTGACCTGCTGGACAAGAGTAAGAACTTTATAAtattatgtacatgtacaatattgtgtaaacgtcttaggcagtcaaagaaaaggatgtttaaatggtctttatgttggtgtagaactactataatatgtatgtcaaagtgtgtttgccatttcagaacctctcccaaaAGCAACCTAATATTTACAGAAATCGTGCAGTATATccctgtatttttttacttgaccactaacacacctcatgtggctgatcaatatctcattgagttttaaacttatttaattaatgaatgaagtgagctggtggtgaaatttaacaaatacatggactggctgtggtgcccctgaggagaggtttgggaactgaaaaggggttttgtgttttttggttctgagcagatatacacttactacccagataaatggctttaaacatttccttaaaGGATGTTCCAGTAAAAATACgcatgataaaactttcagtttcacattcacagtcacagggaaatatcaGGATATGTATGtgcaaaaaagtgtgtttttggaaaatattcttcctctcatattggtcaggatcacggtgagaattagtgcatttttctctcatttcttttcaggacagctcatgctgcaacatcaacaggaaatgaaatgtaaacttaagaagcaatttgagtgtgtatttgaagggaaagctaaggaaggacagccaacacttctcagtgagatttacacagaactctacataactgaaggtgggactggagcagtcaatgatgaacatgaagtgagacagattgaaacagcatccaagaaaagtcgaacagaagatactacagtcaagtgcaatgatatatttaaacccttatgtgggcgtgtgacacctatcagaactgtactcactaaaggggtggcaggtatcgggaaaacagtctctgtgcagaaatttattctcgactgggcagaaggaaaagcaaaccaggatgttcacttcatatttgctcttcctttccgggacctgaatttgattaagggtgaatacagtctcaTTGAACTGCTTtgccactttgtcccagaactgaaatctcttgaatccactgagctgtttatgTACAaaatcttgttcatctttgatggtctggacgagtgtcgccttcctctggattttcagaacaatgagagctggtttgatgtaacaaagaaaacgtcactggatgtgctgttgactaacctcattaaggggaatctgctcccatctgctctcctctggataacctcccggccagcagcagccaatcaggtacctcctgagtgtgtccaccaggtgacagagatacgagggttcagtgatgcccagaaggaggagtatttcaggaggagatttagggatcagagcctggccagcaggattatcacacatgtgaaatcatcaaggagcctcttcatcatgtgccacatacctgtgttctgctggatttcagccactgtgcttaagaggttttttagtgagactgacaggggagaaattccaaagactctgactgaaatgtacacacacttcctgatctttcagacaagtgtaaaaaatgacaagtatatgaaaaaccatgaaactaagcttaaagaatacagcaaggaattccttttgaCACTTGGTGAacttgcttttgacaaccttgagaaaggcaatctcatattttatgagcaagatctgacagagaatggcattgatgtcagtgaagcttcagtttactctggagtgtgcacagaagtctttaaagaggagtatgggttataccaggagaaggtgtactgctttgtgcatctgagcatccaggagtatctcgctgctttatatgtgtttctgtcaaactcatcagctgacctgctgaagactgcagtggatcaggcattagagagcaagaatggacacttggacctctacctcc is a genomic window containing:
- the LOC125723836 gene encoding NLR family CARD domain-containing protein 3-like; protein product: MEDCSSDLHDKSGLSSKLKSLEEKAMKFLKDELKTFVRHLDQNYPECSEPQLEEDNALDCDGQMQKTSVREVALKITVYILRIMKHNDLADLLDKRQLMLQHQQEMKCKLKKQFECVFEGKAKEGQPTLLSEIYTELYITEGGTGAVNDEHEVRQIETASKKSRTEDTTVKCNDIFKPLCGRVTPIRTVLTKGVAGIGKTVSVQKFILDWAEGKANQDVHFIFALPFRDLNLIKGEYSLIELLCHFVPELKSLESTELFMYKILFIFDGLDECRLPLDFQNNESWFDVTKKTSLDVLLTNLIKGNLLPSALLWITSRPAAANQVPPECVHQVTEIRGFSDAQKEEYFRRRFRDQSLASRIITHVKSSRSLFIMCHIPVFCWISATVLKRFFSETDRGEIPKTLTEMYTHFLIFQTSVKNDKYMKNHETKLKEYSKEFLLTLGELAFDNLEKGNLIFYEQDLTENGIDVSEASVYSGVCTEVFKEEYGLYQEKVYCFVHLSIQEYLAALYVFLSNSSADLLKTAVDQALESKNGHLDLYLRFLLGLSTDSSKTLLQRLLGPTRITSHIIKDRAQYIKGKIKENLSPERTINLFHCLTELGDNSLVEEVQRYLNSGNISADDLSPAQYSALAFVMLMSDEELDVFDLKKYIRSDKQHCRLLPVVKNSRTALLNSCDLIDKHCEVLSSALRSNSSPLRELDLSDNDLQDSGVKLLSAGLGDLHCKLEILRLSGCRVTEEGCSSLASALKLNPSHLRELDLSYNHPGDSGVKLLSAVLEDLSCKLEKLQVGRCELTEKCCEALASALRSNSSPLRELDLSDNDLQDSGVKLLSAGLGDLHCNLEILRSV